From the genome of Triticum aestivum cultivar Chinese Spring chromosome 3B, IWGSC CS RefSeq v2.1, whole genome shotgun sequence, one region includes:
- the LOC123065984 gene encoding uncharacterized protein isoform X1: MRNFAAPASSSASSPGVNHDMIHLPRVRPHIYMRERTRSHLPSPTHKSRVPTQLVWRSAPSRSSSCLGISPAALVVIRAFFVNLPADKAETGRGRPATYIRRRLSWLTGCLRGTVSTRRRRSLYASTCATSSTAAAATSSASSPSSTSTPSTPCSSQVEPSIIYGFLRTYSALRHPASHLRTYAEIHERLCGGEGEPWFYFCARQEREARGGRPSRTTPSGYWKAAGTPGVVYSADRRPIGLRKTMVFYRGRAPSGTKTKWKMNEYRAFQHEHHDDGAGAPTATGGPHAAAPPVPNLPPQLRSEFSLCRLYTKSGTLRQFDRRPVAAAARGDIPGPSTAATASPGDGDGSGGSMQPLEEELMEGADGDPYGDDIATLAALLYSPTD; encoded by the exons ATGAGAAATTTCGCCGCCCCAGCAAGCAGCTCAGCGTCGTCGCCCGGTGTCAACCATGACATGATCCACCTCCCGCGCGTGCGTCCCCATATATACATGCGAGAGCGCACGCGCTCACACCTCCCCTCACCAACCCACAAATCCCGAGTCCCAACTCAACTAGTTTGGCGATCAGCTCCCAGTCGATCAAGCAGCTGTCTAGGGATCTCACCGGCGGCTTTAGTCGTTATTAGGGCCTTCTTCGTAAACTTACCCGCCGACAAGGCCGAGACTGGCCGTGGCCGGCCGGCTACATATATACGCCGGAGACTGTCATGGCTGACGGGCTGCCTCCGGGGTACCGTTTCTACCCGACGGAGGAGGAGCTTATATGCTTCTACCTGCGCAACAAGCTCGACGGCAGCCGCGGCGACATCGAGCGCGTCATCCCCGTCGTCGACGTCTACTCCGTCGACCCCTTGCAGCTCTCAGGTAGAACCATCGATCATATACGGATTCCTACGTACGTACAGTGCGTTGCGTCATCCTGCCTCTCACCTGCGCACATACGCAGAGATCCACGAGAGGCTGTGCGGCGGCGAGGGGGAGCCGTGGTTCTACTTCTGCGCGCGgcaggagcgggaggcgcggggcggGCGGCCCAGCCGCACCACGCCGTCGGGGTACTGGAAGGCGGCGGGCACGCCCGGGGTCGTCTACTCCGCCGACCGCCGGCCCATCGGGCTGAGGAAGACCATGGTGTTCTACCGCGGCCGCGCGCCGTCCGGGACCAAGACCAAGTGGAAAATGAACGAGTACAGGGCATTCCAGCACGAGCACCACGACGACGGCGCCGGCGCACCCACGGCAACCGGGGGTCCCCACGCCGCTGCGCCACCGGTACCGAACCTCCCTCCGCAG CTGAGAAGCGAGTTCAGCTTGTGTCGACTTTACACCAAATCGGGGACACTGCGGCAGTTCGATCGACGGCCGGTTGCAGCTGCTGCACGCGGTGACATTCCTGGGCCATCCACGGCAGCCACTGCGTCGCCCGGCGACGGTGACGGCTCCGGTGGATCCATGCAGCCGCTTGAGGAGGAGCTGATGGAGGGAGCTGACGGTGATCCATACGGAGACGATATTGCCACATTGGCTGCTCTTCTCTACTCGCCTACGGACTAG
- the LOC123065984 gene encoding NAC domain-containing protein 90 isoform X2, which produces MADGLPPGYRFYPTEEELICFYLRNKLDGSRGDIERVIPVVDVYSVDPLQLSEIHERLCGGEGEPWFYFCARQEREARGGRPSRTTPSGYWKAAGTPGVVYSADRRPIGLRKTMVFYRGRAPSGTKTKWKMNEYRAFQHEHHDDGAGAPTATGGPHAAAPPVPNLPPQLRSEFSLCRLYTKSGTLRQFDRRPVAAAARGDIPGPSTAATASPGDGDGSGGSMQPLEEELMEGADGDPYGDDIATLAALLYSPTD; this is translated from the exons ATGGCTGACGGGCTGCCTCCGGGGTACCGTTTCTACCCGACGGAGGAGGAGCTTATATGCTTCTACCTGCGCAACAAGCTCGACGGCAGCCGCGGCGACATCGAGCGCGTCATCCCCGTCGTCGACGTCTACTCCGTCGACCCCTTGCAGCTCTCAG AGATCCACGAGAGGCTGTGCGGCGGCGAGGGGGAGCCGTGGTTCTACTTCTGCGCGCGgcaggagcgggaggcgcggggcggGCGGCCCAGCCGCACCACGCCGTCGGGGTACTGGAAGGCGGCGGGCACGCCCGGGGTCGTCTACTCCGCCGACCGCCGGCCCATCGGGCTGAGGAAGACCATGGTGTTCTACCGCGGCCGCGCGCCGTCCGGGACCAAGACCAAGTGGAAAATGAACGAGTACAGGGCATTCCAGCACGAGCACCACGACGACGGCGCCGGCGCACCCACGGCAACCGGGGGTCCCCACGCCGCTGCGCCACCGGTACCGAACCTCCCTCCGCAG CTGAGAAGCGAGTTCAGCTTGTGTCGACTTTACACCAAATCGGGGACACTGCGGCAGTTCGATCGACGGCCGGTTGCAGCTGCTGCACGCGGTGACATTCCTGGGCCATCCACGGCAGCCACTGCGTCGCCCGGCGACGGTGACGGCTCCGGTGGATCCATGCAGCCGCTTGAGGAGGAGCTGATGGAGGGAGCTGACGGTGATCCATACGGAGACGATATTGCCACATTGGCTGCTCTTCTCTACTCGCCTACGGACTAG